Proteins from a single region of Pseudomonas sp. 10S4:
- a CDS encoding A24 family peptidase: MQSFVLFIWLALCAAQDARERRIANALTLGVGALALVYLLWTGNTWMGAEARQGGWAFLLALAFTLPGYVMGRMGAGDVKLMTALGLATDGIFVLYVFIGAAVTSVVWLLLAPRVWLHMSQGLKERLRYMAPGASKKPPFAPFVFAGALAALCWIH, translated from the coding sequence ATGCAGAGTTTTGTCCTATTTATATGGCTGGCGTTGTGCGCTGCGCAGGATGCACGGGAGCGGCGCATCGCCAATGCCTTGACCCTGGGGGTTGGCGCGCTGGCGCTGGTGTACCTGCTTTGGACCGGCAACACTTGGATGGGCGCCGAGGCGCGGCAGGGTGGCTGGGCCTTTTTGCTGGCGTTGGCATTCACTTTGCCGGGCTACGTCATGGGCAGGATGGGGGCCGGGGATGTGAAACTTATGACAGCTCTGGGCCTTGCGACGGACGGCATTTTCGTCCTCTACGTATTTATTGGCGCCGCCGTGACCAGCGTGGTCTGGTTGCTACTGGCGCCAAGAGTCTGGTTGCATATGAGTCAAGGACTTAAAGAACGTCTTCGATATATGGCGCCTGGAGCGTCAAAAAAGCCGCCATTTGCGCCGTTCGTGTTCGCGGGTGCTCTGGCAGCACTGTGCTGGATCCATTAG
- a CDS encoding response regulator transcription factor, which yields MNKVTSAVKVLVVDDQPLIVEELCEFLESSGYRCVPCESSQQAVERFSEDAEIGLVLCDLHMPGMDGIQLVLELQRLAGKERAFEAIMLTGRADKQDVIKALRAGIADYYQKPIDLNELLEGLQRQEVVLQERQKSVQLGHLNQKLQFLSESIDDLYQDLDKVRRSPAASSRGVSGEEVGETDRLEIPAIFNQLSPRQLDVARLVGKGQTNYQIACELGITENTVKLYVSQVLRLTHMHNRTQLALALSPSSSLVRQRVIAH from the coding sequence GTGAACAAAGTGACGTCTGCGGTAAAAGTCCTTGTGGTTGACGATCAGCCGTTGATTGTCGAAGAACTGTGTGAATTCCTTGAGAGCAGCGGTTATCGCTGTGTTCCGTGCGAATCCAGTCAGCAGGCGGTCGAGCGCTTCAGTGAAGACGCCGAGATCGGTCTGGTGCTGTGTGATTTGCACATGCCGGGTATGGATGGCATTCAACTGGTGCTGGAACTGCAGCGGCTGGCCGGCAAGGAGCGGGCGTTCGAGGCGATCATGCTGACCGGTCGCGCCGACAAGCAGGACGTGATCAAGGCGTTGCGCGCCGGGATCGCTGATTACTATCAAAAGCCGATTGATCTGAATGAGTTGCTCGAGGGTTTGCAGCGCCAGGAAGTTGTCCTGCAAGAACGGCAGAAGAGTGTGCAACTGGGGCATTTGAATCAGAAGCTGCAGTTTCTTTCCGAATCCATTGATGATCTTTACCAGGACCTGGACAAGGTGCGGCGTAGTCCTGCTGCGTCTTCTCGTGGTGTTTCGGGTGAAGAGGTCGGCGAGACGGACCGGTTGGAGATCCCGGCGATTTTCAATCAGTTGTCGCCTCGGCAGTTGGATGTGGCGCGGTTGGTGGGCAAGGGGCAGACCAATTATCAGATTGCCTGTGAGTTGGGGATTACCGAGAACACGGTGAAGCTGTATGTGTCGCAGGTTTTGCGGTTGACGCATATGCATAATCGGACGCAATTGGCTTTGGCGCTTTCTCCCAGTAGTTCTTTGGTTCGGCAGCGGGTTATTGCGCATTGA
- a CDS encoding DUF3613 domain-containing protein, whose amino-acid sequence MNTLKRLCCLSLLSLPLSAQAIDAGPSSPQQQETEGWLVLQSSNKAASPTPQTATAAERELAMQRWLKKYKYEIPDLYDPDTGGKIKTN is encoded by the coding sequence ATGAACACTTTGAAACGATTGTGTTGCCTGAGCCTGTTGAGCCTGCCACTAAGTGCTCAGGCCATCGACGCCGGCCCATCCTCGCCGCAACAACAGGAAACCGAAGGCTGGCTGGTACTGCAAAGTAGCAACAAAGCCGCCTCCCCTACTCCGCAAACAGCGACCGCGGCGGAACGGGAACTGGCGATGCAGCGCTGGTTAAAGAAATACAAGTATGAGATCCCGGACCTGTATGACCCGGATACAGGGGGCAAGATTAAAACTAACTAA
- a CDS encoding tetratricopeptide repeat protein: MKALIVAASLLMLGGCATDGQTPWAALTGPTSCSKLSSEQELALNLADDLVNDGKLHASLANLQNLPDDLGEVRLRKAKVYRLLGRSEAEPLYRSLLGSCLTAEAEHGLGQLYAARGDNGQAQAHLQRAARLAPTDEKIRNDLGVVYLNQLRTEDARFEFLTAIELKQNDQLASLNLVTLLLYQDKWQQAAEIVSRSHLSPEQFTDAQERAEKLKTPSVHAKPATGSQVAVVADPLPLTIK, encoded by the coding sequence ATGAAAGCACTGATTGTCGCGGCAAGTTTGTTAATGCTGGGCGGTTGCGCCACTGACGGCCAGACACCGTGGGCGGCGTTGACCGGTCCCACCAGTTGCAGCAAGTTGAGCTCCGAACAGGAACTGGCCCTTAACCTGGCAGACGACCTGGTCAACGACGGAAAACTGCACGCCAGCCTGGCCAATCTGCAAAACCTGCCGGACGACCTCGGCGAAGTGCGCTTGCGCAAAGCCAAGGTGTATCGCCTGCTGGGCCGCAGCGAAGCCGAACCGCTATACCGCAGCCTGCTCGGCAGTTGCCTGACGGCTGAGGCCGAACACGGTTTGGGTCAGCTCTACGCGGCTCGTGGCGACAACGGCCAGGCTCAGGCGCACCTGCAACGGGCAGCGCGACTGGCGCCGACCGACGAAAAAATCCGCAACGACTTGGGCGTGGTCTACCTCAACCAATTGCGCACGGAAGATGCCCGCTTCGAATTCCTCACCGCCATCGAACTCAAGCAAAACGATCAACTGGCCTCGCTGAACCTGGTGACCTTGCTGCTGTATCAGGACAAATGGCAACAAGCCGCCGAAATCGTCAGCCGCTCACACCTGAGCCCGGAACAATTCACCGACGCCCAGGAGCGTGCGGAAAAACTCAAGACCCCGTCGGTCCATGCCAAACCCGCTACCGGCAGCCAGGTGGCCGTAGTGGCCGATCCGCTGCCGTTAACGATCAAGTGA
- a CDS encoding type II secretion system F family protein, giving the protein MILLASLMLFLGALLLVTNHLLQERRRVRQVTQRLQGQLVRGNRFGNWLRVLGGSKFGQRSVSIDSETQILLARLGWRRASERSLYAACQIGTPLLALGLGLFLQEVFFAHSDNGWLLPMLATGAGYLLPKRLLAYAAARRQQIISIEISTFIPLLRILFESGMAIEQALRVLSTEGQKLLPELTSELRLILNRVDSGLELGQELNKAAAMLAVDEFTDTCVILQQLIHQGGGAMKSLLSLKQLLDDRRLTRLQEYISKMSAKMSVVMMLFLFPALLIVLAGPGFTAISRAFAS; this is encoded by the coding sequence ATGATCCTTCTGGCAAGCCTCATGCTGTTCCTCGGCGCCCTGTTGCTGGTGACCAATCACTTGCTGCAAGAACGCCGCCGCGTGCGTCAGGTAACCCAACGTTTGCAGGGACAACTGGTGCGGGGAAACCGGTTCGGCAATTGGCTGCGGGTTCTGGGCGGCAGTAAGTTTGGCCAGCGCTCGGTCAGCATCGACAGCGAAACCCAGATCCTGCTCGCCCGCCTGGGCTGGCGCCGCGCCAGCGAGCGCTCGTTGTACGCGGCCTGCCAGATCGGCACCCCGCTGCTGGCCCTCGGCCTGGGGCTGTTCCTGCAAGAGGTGTTCTTTGCGCACTCCGACAACGGCTGGCTGCTGCCGATGCTCGCCACGGGCGCGGGTTATCTGCTGCCCAAGCGCTTGTTGGCGTATGCCGCCGCTCGCCGGCAGCAAATCATTTCAATCGAGATTTCGACCTTTATTCCGCTGTTGCGCATCCTTTTCGAATCGGGCATGGCCATCGAACAGGCGTTGCGCGTGCTCAGCACCGAGGGGCAAAAGCTGTTGCCGGAACTGACCAGCGAACTGCGCCTGATCCTGAACCGTGTCGACTCCGGCCTTGAGCTGGGCCAGGAACTGAACAAGGCCGCGGCGATGCTCGCGGTGGATGAATTCACCGACACCTGCGTCATCTTGCAGCAACTGATTCATCAAGGCGGCGGCGCCATGAAGTCGCTGCTGTCGCTCAAGCAACTGCTCGACGACAGGCGCCTGACACGCTTGCAGGAATACATTTCAAAGATGTCGGCCAAGATGTCCGTGGTGATGATGCTGTTTCTGTTTCCGGCTTTACTGATCGTACTGGCCGGCCCTGGTTTTACCGCCATATCCCGAGCATTCGCGTCCTGA